In a single window of the Metopolophium dirhodum isolate CAU chromosome 2, ASM1992520v1, whole genome shotgun sequence genome:
- the LOC132939534 gene encoding amino acid transporter heavy chain SLC3A1, with protein MSLEKDDGAVEKLMEEGKKKVDSTSDKYDELNKMELADHTETAYAGMGKEELMKYANSPFWVRLRWLLFVTFWLSWFAMMFGALFIIFLTPKCFSTSKHEWFQKSPVYIINTASLVSQNGLDEKIEYMQKLGVQHVVLTSVVQAVGDEVIDFMKVNISLGNEDSMKNLVKNLKNKGMKVMLKLVPNHSSKLNLIFNRSVLKETFYKDFYIWNSGFSDGTHHYPINNWLSVTGESAWSWNDVRKEFYLHQFSAENPDFNFRNEDVVDYFEKVFKHWLDIGVDGLYLDKVQYLFEDKDFKNDTITTASNMTNKYDSFSHKATYNLPETKELLSRWGNLIRNYSGVLIVSDLDSNDIKGINMVHSSVKLPSDFTGEQLFNAILPKATTSWSSWEWVCTDKPNCWTNEMIDAFSILGSLLPGIPFINADSKLFENNKIPNITIIQSTLKELRSMPTIELGSFNAKLLNNDKVFAFDRVMSGSESLLFAWNLSKNVTVLNLTKEFDGIPSEVNLSLCTETACSILPPPKSKVGSNLLNLAGESAVVLTF; from the exons ATGTCGTTGGAAAAAGATGATGGAGCTGTGGAAAAACTTATGGAGGAGGGAAAAAAGAAAGTGGATAGTACAAGTGACAAGTATGATGAGCTAAACAAGATGGAATTGGCCGATCATACAGAAACGGCATACGCAGGCATGGGTAAGGAAGAACTCATGAAGTATGCCAACAGTCCGTTCTGGGTGCGACTCAGGTGGTTGTTGTTTGTTACGTTTTGGCTTTCTTGGTTTGCCATGATGTTCGGTGCATTGTTCATCATATTCTTAACTCCTAAGTGTTTCTCGACTTCTAAGCATGAATGGTTTCAGAAGAGTCCAGTCTACATTATTAACACAGCTTCACTTGTCAGCCAAAATG GTCTTgatgaaaaaattgaatacatgcAAAAGTTGGGTGTACAACATGTTGTATTGACATCTGTGGTTCAAGCTGTTGGAGATGAAGTTATAGATTTcatgaaagtaaatatttcttTAGGAAATGAAGATTCAATGAAAAatcttgttaaaaatttaaaaaataaag GTATGAAAGTGATGTTGAAATTAGTTCCTAATCATTCTTCAAAGTTAAACTTGATATTTAACCGATCAGTCctaaaagaaacattttacaaaGATTTTTACATTTGGAATTCTGGTTTTAGTGATGGTACACATCATTATCCTATTAACAATTGG TTGAGTGTAACTGGAGAATCAGCCTGGAGTTGGAATGATGTTCGGAAAGAATTTTATCTTCACCAGTTCTCTGCTGAAAATCCTGACTTCAATTTCCGCAATGAAGATGTTGTAGATTATTTTGag aaAGTGTTTAAGCATTGGTTAGATATAGGAGTTGATGGATTGTATTTGGATAAAGTTCAATATTTGTTTGAagataaagattttaaaaatgatactaTTACAACGGCATCAAATATGACCAACAAGTATGATTCTTTTAGTCATAAAGCAACATATAACCTTCCAGAAACCAAAGAGTTGTTATCACGCTGGGGcaatttaataagaaattattctgg AGTATTGATTGTGAGTGACCTTGATTCTAATGATATTAAAGGAATAAATATGGTTCATAGTTCTGTGAAATTGCCATCTGATTTCACTGGAGAACAATTGTTTAATGCAATTTTACCTAAAGCGACTACTTCATGGTCTTCTTGGGaa tGGGTATGCACCGATAAACCAAATTGCTGGACAAATGAAATGATTGATGCATTTAGTATTCTCGGTTCATTGTTACCGGGTATACCATTCATTAATGCTGACTCTAAACTATTTGAAAACaacaaaataccaaatattacaataattcaaaGTACTTTAAAAGAATTACGGTCAATGCCTACAATTGAACTTGGTTCCTTTAATGCCAAACTTTTGAATAATGATAAAGTATTCGCTTTCGATAG GGTAATGAGTGGTTCAGAAAGCCTTTTATTTGCATGGAATTTGAGTAAAAATGTCACTGTTCTAAACCTAACAAAAGAATTTGATGGAATTCCATCAGAAGTAAATCTGTCACTTTGCACTGAGACTGCGTGCTCCATACTTCCTCCTCCTAA aTCAAAAGTTGGCAGCAACCTATTGAATCTTGCTGGTGAATCTGCTGTGGTTTTGACATTCTAA
- the LOC132938124 gene encoding uncharacterized protein LOC132938124 — translation MNDRLCNKIDSLKDDVKRFTSQMVPTFDFSNDTEDVSFLSQFPLSSKESVVECEKVLQIDCNIKEKLKNMFCSIGGNDGKTHLRRILSKTFTNKFVIDCSWTGRAFEKDTNQFCNLTNFSEDIQPIEDLICATSSIKDKNKDLVQHLRKWAVQFNVSHACANEILKILRSTATRMAAAAEILSTTGIGVIYYYARNTDVSIVVCPAKTILVAATEAVEQTRPRRISRTKITESIRTSPRCDPPIPSIFRL, via the exons ATGAACGATAGACTTTGTAATAAGATAGATAGTTTAAAAGATGATGTTAAACGTTTCACCAGTCAAATGGTACCAACATTTGATTTTTCAAATGATACTGAAGATGTGTCGTTTTTATCACAGTTTCCATTGTCTTCTAAAGAAAGTGTTGTTGAGTGTGAAAAAGTATTACAGATTGATTGTAATATAAAAGAGAAATTG aaaaatatgttttgttcaaTTGGTGGTAACGATGGTAAGACACATCTTCGTCGTATTTTATCCAAAACATTTACCAACAAATTTGTTATTGACTGTTCCTGGACTGGCAGGGCATTTGAAAAAGAt ACTaatcaattttgtaatttaact aatttttctgAAGACATCCAGCCTATTGAAGATTTAATATGTGCAACTAGTTCAATCAAAGACAAGAACAAAGATCTTGTGCAACATCTCCGAAAATGGGCCGTGCAGTTCAACGTATCTCACGCGTGTGCtaatgaaattttgaaaattcttaGAAGTACAG cgACTAgaatggcggcggcggcggagattCTAAGCACGACGGGAATtggagttatatattattatgctaggAACACGGACGTCAGCATCGTCGTCTGTCCCGCGAAAACTATTCTCGTCGCGGCAACGGAAGCAGTCGAGCAGACGCGGCCGAGACGGATTTCCAGGACGAAAATCACGGAGAGTATCAGGACCTCGCCACGTTGCGATCCGCCGATTCCCTCCATTTTTCGTCTATAG